A window of the Actinomycetota bacterium genome harbors these coding sequences:
- a CDS encoding glycosyltransferase family 4 protein — translation MRILFVNPGGSPYGGAERSLGLLVRGLVQHGHDVSVALLAEGAAKHLFAEAGARVEVISGESLTGVRRHGTALAFAVGSARSLPALAGTVRRLRALVARERPDLVHTNGFRAHVTSPLVRSRQVWSLRDVAPRAVQRRVLRAAARSVSGIAANSLFTAAQVRGACPVVEVVYNPVEEMLLPSREEARSRLAVPPGRRVVAIVAHLHASKGHHVALDALRRFPQAERPFLICAGGALYPDSEAYEGELRERITAWDLGEDVRLLGAVDDVAGIYAAADVLLHPVLHPEGLGRAAIEAQRAGVPVVASRLGGMLEVVAHDETGLLVEPSRPDQIADALRSLLRNTALSARLTNAARVSSRRFDPAEHAQAMMRFYRRVLLR, via the coding sequence ATGCGAATCCTGTTCGTGAATCCCGGGGGTAGTCCGTACGGTGGCGCCGAGCGCAGTCTCGGGCTATTGGTGCGCGGCCTGGTGCAGCATGGACACGATGTGAGCGTCGCCCTGCTTGCCGAAGGTGCCGCGAAGCATTTGTTCGCCGAGGCGGGCGCGCGCGTCGAGGTGATCTCAGGCGAGTCTCTCACCGGGGTGCGGAGGCATGGTACGGCGCTGGCTTTTGCTGTGGGGTCGGCGCGTTCCCTGCCTGCGCTGGCGGGAACCGTCCGTCGGCTTCGCGCTCTCGTCGCCCGTGAGCGCCCGGACCTAGTGCACACGAACGGGTTTCGGGCCCACGTAACATCACCCCTTGTTCGGTCCCGGCAAGTGTGGTCGCTGCGTGACGTCGCCCCTCGTGCCGTTCAGCGGCGGGTCCTGCGGGCGGCCGCCCGCAGCGTGTCGGGAATTGCGGCGAACTCTCTGTTCACCGCAGCGCAAGTGCGTGGTGCGTGCCCCGTGGTCGAGGTGGTCTACAACCCGGTCGAGGAGATGCTGCTGCCGTCACGGGAGGAGGCCCGTTCCAGACTCGCTGTGCCTCCCGGGCGGCGGGTTGTTGCCATCGTTGCTCATCTACACGCGTCTAAGGGACACCATGTCGCACTCGACGCCCTTCGCAGGTTTCCGCAAGCAGAGCGACCTTTCTTGATATGTGCTGGGGGGGCGCTCTATCCGGATTCAGAGGCGTACGAAGGTGAATTGCGAGAGCGAATCACCGCGTGGGATCTGGGCGAAGACGTGCGGTTGCTCGGCGCCGTCGACGATGTTGCAGGCATCTACGCTGCCGCCGACGTACTGCTTCACCCTGTCTTGCATCCGGAGGGACTCGGGCGCGCGGCCATTGAGGCTCAGCGCGCGGGTGTACCGGTGGTGGCGTCGCGACTCGGGGGAATGCTCGAAGTCGTCGCCCACGATGAAACGGGTCTGCTGGTCGAGCCGAGTCGGCCGGACCAGATTGCGGATGCGTTGCGTTCGCTTCTGCGGAACACGGCGTTATCCGCTCGGCTCACAAATGCAGCGCGCGTGAGTTCGCGACGCTTTGATCCTGCGGAGCATGCGCAAGCCATGATGCGGTTCTATCGAAGGGTGCTGCTCCGATGA
- the asnB gene encoding asparagine synthase (glutamine-hydrolyzing) → MCGIVALVAPNGADRARAMMESLRHRGPDAEGIQVFGRCTLAMTRLAILDPTSRANQPMGRGSKRLVYNGELYNFRELRSEMESQGVRFETTGDTEVVLCALERWGVAALPRFRGMFALACWDVETEELWLARDRFGIKPLYWRPQSGGIAVASECRALLGDAPLEVSPSAVAEYLQLGSSITAAITRGVFELEPGTVMVWRGARITTARFAGLPDAVDTPEPAGAVAAFAEAVTMHLASDRPVAVFLSGGFDSTTLMSACRGGPRMPLALTIAHEENAEDVARAGRTATHYGASHEVIAVSASEVVASMSKLVAAMDQPSIDGVNTYLVSAAARARGIPVALSGLGGDEVLGGYSYHHTPRARAFASRVWQGMPPLVRPVAGNVIRRRAGVAAERMTAVLSARTPQERFLAFRGLFSETEVHQLVGFIPERSSPRWSPNPALEERRQYAALDFDLYLRPTLLRDSDVMSMANGVEVRVPYLDNRFVAATLGAGHAPSKDEFARALDDPYLATVAAEPKRTFAMPWRTWLPAVVSAYSDILFGQADPWGGVIDGEKAREILQRPMLPGGMEPLRAWALVVLALWIQEKRGAL, encoded by the coding sequence GTGTGCGGCATCGTTGCTCTCGTGGCGCCGAACGGCGCAGATCGAGCACGCGCAATGATGGAGTCCCTTCGCCATCGCGGTCCCGACGCTGAGGGGATCCAGGTCTTTGGGCGATGTACGCTTGCTATGACGCGGCTCGCGATCCTTGATCCGACTTCGCGTGCGAATCAGCCGATGGGCCGGGGAAGCAAACGCCTGGTCTACAACGGGGAGTTGTACAACTTCCGCGAGCTGCGTTCGGAGATGGAGTCGCAAGGCGTTCGGTTCGAAACGACGGGTGACACCGAGGTGGTCTTGTGTGCGTTGGAGAGATGGGGGGTCGCAGCGCTGCCCCGCTTCCGAGGGATGTTCGCCTTGGCATGTTGGGACGTGGAAACCGAAGAGCTGTGGCTCGCACGGGACCGCTTTGGGATCAAGCCACTGTACTGGCGCCCGCAAAGTGGAGGGATCGCCGTGGCCTCAGAATGCCGGGCCCTGCTCGGGGATGCGCCTCTGGAGGTTAGCCCTTCTGCCGTCGCCGAGTATCTCCAACTTGGATCCTCCATTACCGCCGCTATCACCAGAGGCGTGTTCGAACTCGAACCCGGAACCGTCATGGTCTGGCGAGGTGCGCGAATCACGACAGCGCGGTTTGCTGGATTGCCCGATGCCGTGGACACACCTGAACCCGCGGGCGCCGTCGCTGCGTTCGCCGAGGCAGTGACAATGCACCTCGCCTCGGATCGTCCTGTGGCGGTGTTTCTCAGTGGGGGTTTCGACTCGACAACGCTGATGTCGGCTTGCCGCGGTGGCCCGCGGATGCCGCTGGCGCTAACCATTGCTCATGAAGAGAACGCTGAGGACGTGGCGCGCGCTGGCAGAACCGCGACGCACTACGGGGCCTCCCACGAAGTCATTGCCGTGTCCGCCTCCGAAGTGGTCGCGAGCATGTCCAAGCTGGTGGCCGCGATGGATCAACCTTCTATCGACGGAGTCAACACGTATCTGGTGTCGGCGGCAGCGCGAGCGCGTGGAATCCCGGTGGCACTTAGCGGCCTTGGGGGCGACGAAGTGCTGGGCGGCTATTCGTATCACCACACTCCGCGCGCGCGCGCGTTCGCTTCGCGCGTTTGGCAGGGGATGCCGCCGCTGGTGCGACCTGTGGCTGGGAATGTCATCCGGCGCCGGGCGGGGGTGGCGGCCGAACGGATGACGGCCGTTCTCTCGGCTCGGACGCCGCAAGAACGCTTTCTGGCGTTCCGGGGGCTGTTCTCAGAGACGGAAGTGCATCAGCTTGTCGGATTCATTCCGGAGCGGTCGTCTCCGCGTTGGAGTCCGAATCCTGCACTAGAGGAACGCCGCCAATACGCTGCATTGGATTTTGATCTCTACCTGCGTCCCACTCTTCTGCGCGACAGCGACGTGATGTCGATGGCGAACGGCGTCGAGGTGCGAGTCCCGTACCTCGACAACAGGTTCGTTGCGGCGACGCTAGGGGCGGGGCATGCGCCGTCGAAGGATGAATTTGCGCGCGCTCTTGACGATCCATACTTGGCCACTGTTGCCGCTGAACCGAAGAGGACATTCGCCATGCCCTGGAGGACATGGTTGCCGGCTGTTGTGAGCGCCTACTCGGACATACTCTTTGGTCAGGCGGATCCCTGGGGTGGAGTAATTGATGGCGAGAAGGCCCGCGAGATCCTTCAGCGCCCGATGTTGCCCGGGGGAATGGAGCCGCTTCGGGCATGGGCACTCGTGGTGCTCGCCTTGTGGATCCAGGAAAAGAGGGGCGCATTGTGA
- a CDS encoding glycosyltransferase: MIAQFLVNGAEGSAAGARAERIARAVGPGDAEIVYRDGSRRRAVAGMAKASRRARPRVIWAMDLAVAPVVAALTRSRGTKFVVDTGDSPAAFLEQVQAGRALIAIARVLERVGYGSADCIVVRGPYHAEQLRARGLDARVIPDGVDLKLFGPADATGLRAKMGLERKFTVGIQGHFTWYPALGGGLGWELVHAIALRKDLPIHALLIGSGPGLSHLRVLAEDLGVGDRVTVVGRVSYQDLALYLNACDVCLLTQTNDPSSWVRTTGKLPGYLACGRYILASRVGTAAEILPEEMLIDYEGRWDHAYPAKLAERFAGLIRGPERLTRGADLRGLAQQFDYERVAEEAAALVRSLAN; encoded by the coding sequence ATGATCGCGCAGTTCCTTGTCAACGGGGCCGAGGGATCGGCTGCGGGCGCGCGCGCTGAGCGTATTGCGCGCGCGGTGGGGCCGGGAGATGCCGAGATCGTCTACAGGGACGGGTCTCGGCGACGCGCTGTGGCGGGAATGGCGAAGGCGTCGCGCCGGGCGCGTCCCCGCGTGATCTGGGCGATGGACCTTGCTGTGGCGCCGGTTGTCGCAGCTTTGACGCGATCGCGCGGAACGAAGTTCGTCGTGGACACAGGGGACTCGCCTGCGGCCTTTCTTGAGCAGGTGCAAGCCGGACGCGCGCTTATTGCGATAGCCCGCGTCCTGGAGCGCGTCGGATACGGGTCGGCCGATTGCATCGTGGTCCGAGGCCCTTACCACGCGGAGCAGCTCAGGGCGCGAGGGCTGGATGCCAGGGTGATTCCCGATGGGGTGGATCTGAAGCTGTTCGGACCGGCGGACGCGACGGGATTGCGTGCGAAGATGGGACTCGAGCGGAAGTTCACCGTTGGGATCCAGGGACACTTCACTTGGTACCCGGCACTCGGAGGCGGGTTGGGCTGGGAACTCGTTCACGCCATAGCGTTGCGCAAGGATCTGCCGATCCACGCGCTTCTCATTGGATCGGGTCCAGGGCTGTCGCACCTGCGCGTCCTCGCGGAGGACCTTGGCGTGGGTGATCGGGTGACCGTGGTGGGTCGCGTTTCCTACCAAGACCTGGCGCTCTACTTGAATGCATGCGACGTGTGCCTTCTGACTCAGACGAATGATCCGTCGAGTTGGGTTCGCACAACAGGGAAGCTCCCCGGCTATCTGGCGTGCGGCCGCTACATCTTGGCTTCGCGAGTCGGTACTGCGGCCGAAATCCTCCCGGAGGAAATGCTGATCGATTATGAAGGCCGATGGGATCACGCGTACCCAGCCAAGCTCGCGGAACGTTTTGCGGGTCTGATCAGGGGCCCTGAGCGCTTGACGCGCGGCGCGGATCTTCGTGGTCTCGCACAGCAGTTCGACTACGAACGCGTGGCGGAGGAGGCGGCCGCACTTGTGCGGTCGCTGGCCAACTAG
- a CDS encoding glycosyltransferase family 1 protein, which produces MRACRVAVDVRCLAGGEIRGFSRYTREVVSALARRGGLDVFGVTDSRDDPGVAIPVFRYAGGREIIREQVKLPHLLGKLRADVLLCPSNRGLPAISPCPSVATVHDVVEWDRSLVPPRPVKSALRFAYSNVTTLAAATRIITVSRHSADGIRRRLGIGSNRVRVVYEAAQDRFGEQCTEPTIDQVRRRYGIPPGSVLYVGGFDRKKDVATLVRAFARIEPSLAGALILAGKMSSETEALARLARSGGIGDRVRFPGFIEERDLPAFYRSGTCFVFPAVAEGFGLPVIEAMASGTPVVVAKAGSLPEVVGEGGQMFPAGDDAAAAKVIRELLGSPRSREEWATAGCRRAREFSWDRTAEQTEAVLLEAQAAGARSWTAAAGRAARGAHRWIR; this is translated from the coding sequence GTGAGGGCGTGTCGCGTTGCCGTGGACGTGCGTTGTCTCGCCGGAGGAGAGATTCGAGGGTTCTCACGGTATACGCGTGAAGTGGTGTCGGCGTTGGCGCGGCGCGGCGGCCTTGATGTTTTCGGTGTCACCGACTCACGCGATGACCCTGGCGTGGCGATTCCTGTGTTTCGTTACGCCGGGGGCCGAGAGATTATTCGCGAGCAAGTGAAGCTTCCTCACCTGCTCGGCAAACTGAGGGCGGACGTCTTGCTGTGCCCTTCGAACCGGGGGCTTCCGGCCATCTCCCCTTGCCCGTCGGTCGCGACCGTGCACGATGTTGTTGAGTGGGATCGCAGTCTGGTCCCGCCTCGTCCTGTGAAGAGCGCGCTGCGCTTCGCGTACTCGAATGTGACGACGCTGGCCGCCGCAACCCGGATCATCACCGTGTCGCGGCACTCGGCCGACGGCATACGCAGACGGCTTGGAATCGGCTCCAATCGGGTGCGAGTGGTCTACGAGGCCGCGCAGGATCGGTTCGGGGAGCAATGCACCGAGCCGACGATCGACCAGGTGCGACGGCGCTACGGCATTCCCCCCGGCAGCGTGCTCTACGTTGGGGGATTCGACCGCAAGAAGGATGTTGCCACGCTGGTGCGCGCATTCGCGCGCATTGAGCCGAGCTTAGCGGGAGCTCTGATTCTGGCGGGGAAGATGTCGTCGGAGACGGAGGCTCTCGCGCGTCTCGCGCGTTCGGGAGGAATCGGGGACAGGGTGCGGTTCCCGGGGTTCATCGAAGAACGGGATTTGCCCGCGTTCTACAGAAGCGGCACCTGCTTCGTCTTCCCAGCGGTCGCTGAGGGTTTCGGACTGCCCGTCATCGAGGCGATGGCGTCGGGGACTCCCGTCGTCGTTGCCAAAGCTGGATCTCTTCCAGAAGTGGTCGGAGAGGGAGGACAGATGTTCCCAGCGGGGGACGACGCGGCGGCTGCCAAGGTTATCCGCGAACTCCTGGGCTCTCCGAGATCTCGTGAGGAATGGGCTACGGCGGGATGCAGGCGCGCGCGCGAGTTCAGTTGGGATCGCACCGCGGAGCAGACGGAAGCTGTCCTGCTGGAGGCCCAGGCAGCCGGTGCTCGGTCTTGGACTGCTGCGGCCGGTCGCGCCGCGAGAGGTGCGCACCGATGGATCAGGTAG
- a CDS encoding glycosyltransferase produces MKIAHVFKDAYPPLIAGITRYVHDVAAASVAQGHEVEIIVAGVKRTRRDVMADGTVILRCGEWARALSMPLSPRLVSEVRAASADVLHVHMPNPIGELGVVLRRPGTAVVASLHAQLGRQQVLEGAYRPLRSALLRRASTVLVASEPMMKVPELAGFAEKTKILPYGVSPGLIARRNPSRDDSALRALFVGRLVYYKGLDILFDALEQLPDVRLTVVGEGPSRDDVERRARVLGGRVTLAGRLSDADLGQAYATHDVLVLPSVSRAEAFGLAATEAMANGLPVVSTALGTGTDWVNRDGVTGYVVAPGDAHALADALRRLESEPETRRRLGEAGMARAAETFSFVRHVKALHQVYGEAVGRG; encoded by the coding sequence ATGAAGATCGCGCACGTTTTCAAAGACGCCTATCCACCGCTGATTGCCGGGATCACGCGGTACGTGCACGACGTTGCGGCAGCAAGCGTCGCGCAGGGACACGAGGTGGAGATCATCGTCGCGGGAGTGAAGCGAACGCGCCGGGATGTGATGGCGGATGGTACGGTGATCCTTCGATGCGGCGAGTGGGCGCGGGCGCTCTCGATGCCGCTGTCGCCACGCCTTGTCAGCGAAGTGCGCGCCGCTAGCGCCGACGTTCTGCATGTGCACATGCCGAATCCGATCGGCGAGTTGGGCGTTGTTCTGCGGCGGCCCGGAACAGCCGTCGTCGCAAGTTTGCACGCGCAATTGGGGCGTCAGCAGGTGCTGGAGGGCGCGTACCGGCCCCTTCGATCCGCGCTGCTGCGGCGTGCGTCGACTGTCTTGGTGGCCAGCGAGCCAATGATGAAGGTCCCGGAGCTGGCCGGCTTTGCCGAAAAGACAAAGATCCTGCCGTACGGCGTTTCCCCGGGGCTCATTGCGCGCCGGAACCCGTCGCGCGATGACTCTGCGCTACGGGCGTTGTTCGTGGGCCGGCTCGTGTATTACAAAGGGCTCGACATCCTGTTCGACGCGCTTGAACAGCTTCCGGACGTGCGGCTGACAGTCGTCGGAGAGGGGCCAAGTCGGGATGATGTCGAGCGGCGAGCGCGCGTGCTTGGAGGCAGAGTCACTCTAGCCGGGCGGCTGTCCGACGCAGATCTCGGGCAGGCCTACGCAACCCATGACGTACTCGTGCTTCCGTCCGTTTCGCGGGCGGAGGCGTTCGGGCTTGCCGCGACCGAGGCAATGGCCAATGGGCTCCCGGTAGTAAGCACTGCTCTTGGTACCGGAACCGATTGGGTGAATCGCGATGGAGTCACCGGCTACGTGGTCGCTCCCGGGGACGCGCACGCGCTCGCCGACGCGTTGCGAAGACTTGAGTCCGAACCCGAGACGAGAAGGCGTTTGGGAGAAGCTGGGATGGCGCGCGCAGCGGAGACGTTCTCGTTTGTTCGCCATGTGAAGGCGCTCCATCAGGTCTACGGAGAGGCGGTCGGCCGTGGGTGA
- a CDS encoding glycosyltransferase family 4 protein: MSRWLFLAMDWSPAGGGIARLLESLAAELPSGIDYRVLTLTPGLSDDRVFRVTTLRDMALRLPGHVRWLRRGGEAQIVCAHVFLLPLALAARGARGLRVSALLYGREVMAPGGRHAVVRRLLPRAGRVVAISDYTADLARDCGVCSDRVRVVNPVIVPPWGIGMPPIRRPLDRGLRLVSVTRLTEGYKNLTLGLRAVAVLRDTGLVDRYTIVGDGALRPTLERFADDLGIRDIVRFTGQVTDDELAECITEADLGLFPSRDSSAERGAEGFGLVVQEMAFAGLPVLVGDAGGTPDASDPAWSVLLDPYDVRAWVHEIDRLARDEDARLRMAMSAFEWARELDPRATSRAFYEAIADANPVRESRG, translated from the coding sequence ATGAGTCGTTGGCTCTTCCTCGCGATGGACTGGAGTCCGGCGGGTGGCGGGATTGCTCGCCTGCTCGAGTCCCTTGCGGCGGAATTGCCCTCGGGGATCGATTACCGAGTGCTGACACTCACTCCGGGGCTGTCCGACGACCGTGTCTTTCGGGTCACGACTCTCCGCGACATGGCCCTTCGTCTTCCCGGGCACGTTCGATGGCTTCGACGAGGAGGGGAAGCACAGATCGTGTGTGCGCACGTGTTCCTATTGCCCCTCGCGCTTGCGGCGCGCGGCGCGCGCGGACTGCGGGTTAGTGCGCTTCTCTATGGCAGAGAGGTGATGGCGCCGGGAGGGCGACATGCTGTTGTGCGGCGACTTCTCCCGCGTGCTGGGCGCGTTGTTGCGATCAGTGACTACACGGCGGACTTGGCCCGCGACTGCGGCGTATGCTCGGATCGAGTCAGGGTGGTCAATCCCGTAATAGTTCCCCCCTGGGGCATTGGGATGCCGCCGATTCGACGACCTCTCGACCGGGGACTCCGACTAGTTTCGGTGACGCGGCTCACGGAGGGGTACAAGAACCTAACGCTGGGCCTGCGCGCAGTCGCCGTTTTGCGCGACACGGGCCTCGTCGACAGATACACGATCGTTGGTGACGGTGCTTTGCGCCCGACCTTGGAGAGATTCGCGGACGATCTCGGGATTCGAGACATCGTGCGGTTCACGGGGCAGGTTACGGACGATGAACTCGCAGAGTGCATCACAGAGGCGGATCTGGGCCTGTTCCCGAGTCGGGATTCGAGTGCCGAGCGCGGGGCAGAGGGCTTCGGTCTCGTGGTTCAGGAGATGGCGTTCGCGGGTCTGCCGGTGCTCGTCGGCGATGCCGGTGGGACTCCCGACGCGAGTGACCCCGCGTGGTCGGTGTTGTTAGACCCCTATGACGTGAGGGCGTGGGTACACGAAATCGACCGGTTGGCTCGCGACGAAGACGCGCGGCTGCGTATGGCGATGAGCGCGTTCGAATGGGCAAGGGAATTGGACCCGCGCGCTACTTCGCGCGCGTTCTACGAGGCAATCGCTGATGCGAATCCTGTTCGTGAATCCCGGGGGTAG
- a CDS encoding oligosaccharide flippase family protein produces MTSVWHRLSRNVATTVVATVVSLGVGFVLMPYVVRSLGAVAFGIWVLANGVVGYLGLLDVGLSPTLTKKSAELVGSADPRAPAEINRVVSTVTVLYMALGLMLGLAIVLLGVVADRLFTIPAGDVGMFRAVLLIVGLQTAIGFPMSIWNALVCGLEDYHVLSALSVVSNLLRGALTVVLLRNGGGLLSLVWMGFGLSAFGWAVSRWWIYRRLPTLQIRAKWFDRTKLRDIVSFSGVMFVSSIAGYVLDQADRVLVGVFRPVSAVTSYEVGGRLSNYSRRVTHSWIGTILPVAAALEARKDRDTIRVVYLQVTKYLMASSAAVLVCLVAFGGDFIRLWMGPSFAISYRVMVILLFGHFYQSQNLVAQMILAGTNQIRTLRKVMIAYPIVVIALGVPMTAYGGLLGAAGAISLTIVVLESVFLRSILRSLSTTLLEFTRNCHWPVAQAVGASAAWATLISGWFRIPSWPALIFQVSSTLVVYVGSFCLLGMSTQERMAIVRRARGLVGLGAG; encoded by the coding sequence ATGACTTCCGTGTGGCATCGTCTTTCTCGCAACGTCGCAACCACCGTCGTGGCCACCGTCGTAAGCTTGGGCGTTGGATTCGTGTTGATGCCGTACGTGGTGCGTAGCCTGGGGGCGGTTGCATTCGGGATTTGGGTACTCGCGAACGGTGTGGTCGGGTATCTGGGTTTGCTCGACGTTGGTCTGAGTCCCACCCTCACGAAGAAATCGGCCGAGCTTGTGGGCTCTGCCGACCCACGCGCACCCGCCGAGATCAACCGAGTCGTGAGCACCGTCACAGTTTTGTACATGGCGCTCGGCCTCATGCTCGGCCTGGCCATCGTGTTGTTGGGGGTCGTCGCCGACCGTCTGTTCACGATTCCGGCGGGGGACGTCGGGATGTTTCGCGCGGTGCTCTTGATTGTTGGCCTGCAAACGGCCATTGGATTCCCAATGTCGATCTGGAATGCACTTGTATGCGGCCTAGAGGATTATCACGTGCTGAGCGCGCTGAGTGTTGTATCGAACCTGTTGCGGGGTGCGCTTACCGTCGTCTTGCTCAGGAACGGCGGCGGGCTGTTGAGCCTTGTGTGGATGGGGTTCGGGCTGTCTGCATTCGGATGGGCGGTGAGTCGGTGGTGGATCTACCGCCGTCTTCCGACATTGCAGATTCGAGCGAAGTGGTTCGACCGGACAAAGCTCAGAGATATAGTGAGTTTTAGCGGAGTGATGTTTGTTTCGTCGATCGCGGGCTACGTCCTTGACCAGGCGGACAGGGTGCTCGTCGGGGTATTCCGCCCAGTCTCCGCGGTTACTTCCTATGAAGTTGGTGGGCGCTTAAGCAATTACTCGCGGCGCGTCACCCACAGCTGGATCGGCACAATCTTGCCGGTAGCGGCTGCTCTAGAGGCGCGCAAGGACCGCGACACGATCCGAGTTGTCTATTTGCAGGTTACGAAGTACCTGATGGCCAGTTCCGCGGCGGTGCTTGTTTGTCTTGTCGCGTTCGGAGGAGACTTTATTCGGCTGTGGATGGGGCCTTCATTCGCGATCTCGTACCGGGTTATGGTCATTCTGCTTTTTGGGCACTTCTACCAGAGCCAGAACCTGGTCGCGCAAATGATTCTGGCGGGGACGAACCAGATTCGTACACTCAGGAAGGTGATGATCGCCTACCCGATTGTCGTGATCGCCTTGGGAGTCCCAATGACGGCGTACGGTGGGTTGTTGGGTGCGGCAGGCGCAATCTCCTTGACCATCGTTGTGCTCGAGAGCGTGTTCCTGCGGTCCATCCTCCGCTCCTTGAGCACGACGTTGTTGGAGTTCACCCGGAACTGCCACTGGCCGGTGGCTCAGGCGGTCGGCGCTTCCGCAGCCTGGGCGACGTTGATTTCGGGGTGGTTTCGAATTCCCTCGTGGCCCGCCCTGATCTTCCAGGTCTCATCGACCCTGGTTGTGTACGTGGGGAGCTTCTGCCTGCTGGGAATGTCGACCCAAGAGCGGATGGCAATTGTTCGTCGCGCCCGCGGGCTGGTCGGCCTGGGGGCCGGATGA
- a CDS encoding NAD-dependent epimerase/dehydratase family protein codes for MGEASLIVGASGYVGRAVLARLRSAGVDAVAAVRSDAQDLGERILLDSQSSLDRALASDRFSQVVHLPQLTRDDVDWVIDRVDGPRWVVFSSAQVASTVPAPGTSLARAREQRVLGRGGIVLRPTMIFGRGTDRNLTRTIRFLRRWRIPILVGDGTQRIDPVHVDDVADLIVNLSGRTGRPDLYEIGGGCPTPVCELLATLCEILGVRGAQIRVPLSALRFAARAARVAGLRPDQVLRLVEDKTADDSAARASLAWFPAPLPHRLEQAVAEALSRR; via the coding sequence GTGGGTGAGGCGTCGTTGATCGTCGGTGCGAGCGGATACGTTGGACGAGCCGTACTCGCGCGGCTGCGTTCTGCGGGCGTTGACGCGGTGGCTGCTGTCAGGAGTGACGCGCAGGACCTCGGGGAGCGGATCCTTCTCGACTCCCAGTCCTCACTCGATCGAGCGCTTGCTTCCGACCGCTTTTCGCAAGTAGTGCATCTTCCTCAACTCACGCGCGACGACGTGGACTGGGTGATCGACCGAGTTGACGGCCCGCGCTGGGTCGTTTTCTCTTCGGCGCAAGTTGCGTCGACTGTCCCTGCGCCGGGAACCAGTCTCGCTCGCGCCCGCGAACAGCGAGTGCTTGGACGCGGCGGAATTGTGCTGCGCCCCACGATGATCTTTGGGCGCGGGACAGACCGTAATCTGACGCGAACGATTCGTTTCCTCAGGCGGTGGCGCATACCGATCCTTGTCGGGGACGGGACGCAGAGGATCGACCCGGTGCACGTTGATGACGTTGCCGATCTCATAGTGAATCTGTCGGGCCGGACGGGCAGGCCGGACTTGTACGAGATTGGCGGGGGTTGTCCGACACCTGTGTGCGAGTTGTTGGCGACCCTGTGTGAGATTCTCGGCGTCCGGGGTGCCCAGATTCGAGTTCCGCTGTCCGCGCTGCGCTTTGCAGCACGCGCGGCACGCGTTGCGGGGCTTCGACCCGATCAAGTTCTCCGGCTGGTTGAGGACAAGACCGCGGACGATTCCGCGGCACGCGCGAGTCTGGCTTGGTTCCCTGCGCCCCTGCCGCATCGTCTTGAGCAGGCAGTGGCGGAGGCACTAAGTAGACGATAG
- a CDS encoding glycosyltransferase, producing MTRLLLAGEDSEGTLLRSLLPGLSGVCEVVTVSLENRAPVRSVTGVAERVANRTGVSRHDTRLIEAVRDHQPDVVLVTKGRGLSADGIARARKMGSRVAIYYPDNPLWRSGDSGGALDRLAAADLVLIWSHRLARALEPTVRAVTVVPFGYDHRWFRPAAPDAERSGIVFLGTWSLRRERFLSALAGLPLRVGGTGWLSRGIDGATGPVREQEAGRLLATAAVGINLLHPQNTGAHNMRTREVAACGALELTDPGTDGTPLRDTESCFWFRSPEELRALAEKALADPARVSAIAREGQEAVIGETYDVRAAEIAELLEAIA from the coding sequence GTGACGCGGTTGTTGCTGGCCGGGGAGGATTCCGAAGGAACGCTACTGCGGTCACTGTTGCCGGGGCTTTCAGGGGTGTGTGAAGTCGTGACGGTGTCCTTGGAGAATCGGGCGCCTGTCCGCAGCGTGACCGGCGTCGCAGAGCGGGTCGCAAACCGCACCGGGGTAAGCAGACACGATACGCGGCTTATAGAGGCGGTGCGGGACCATCAGCCCGACGTAGTGCTTGTGACGAAAGGGCGAGGGCTGAGTGCGGACGGAATTGCACGCGCGCGCAAGATGGGTTCGCGGGTGGCCATCTACTATCCAGACAACCCCTTGTGGCGATCAGGGGACTCGGGAGGCGCCCTTGATCGGCTCGCGGCGGCCGATCTTGTCTTGATCTGGTCGCACCGGTTGGCGCGCGCCCTTGAGCCCACGGTCCGCGCCGTCACCGTGGTTCCGTTCGGGTATGACCACCGGTGGTTTCGCCCGGCGGCGCCGGACGCTGAGCGATCAGGGATCGTATTCCTTGGAACCTGGTCACTGCGGCGGGAGAGGTTCTTGTCTGCTCTCGCCGGACTTCCGTTGCGGGTTGGTGGAACCGGATGGTTGAGCCGGGGAATCGACGGTGCGACCGGCCCCGTTCGCGAGCAAGAAGCCGGTCGTTTGTTGGCAACGGCTGCCGTGGGCATCAATCTCCTGCATCCCCAGAACACTGGAGCGCACAACATGCGGACGCGCGAAGTCGCGGCCTGTGGGGCACTGGAACTTACAGACCCGGGGACCGACGGGACGCCGTTGAGAGATACCGAATCGTGCTTTTGGTTCCGCAGCCCCGAAGAACTGCGGGCGCTAGCGGAGAAGGCACTTGCCGATCCCGCCCGCGTTTCTGCGATCGCGCGTGAAGGACAGGAGGCCGTCATTGGGGAGACCTACGACGTGCGAGCGGCCGAGATCGCGGAGCTGCTGGAGGCAATAGCCTGA